The Pleurodeles waltl isolate 20211129_DDA chromosome 7, aPleWal1.hap1.20221129, whole genome shotgun sequence genome includes a region encoding these proteins:
- the LOC138246790 gene encoding olfactory receptor 5AP2-like, whose product MKEMHNSNQTSASEFIILGFSEYPHASFVLFPIFLLIYLISLLGNLTLVLLVWVDPHLHCPMYFFLSQLSVVDISYTSAIFPSMLLQIITRKNAIPFSACMSQLYFFFSFASIECLILTVMAIDRYFAICHPLRYISLMTRKMCFWMTAISWILGFLDPIVHTVLIARLAFCASNRINHFFCDVTVLLKLACNDTYPITLATFLLGSLLGFTYFLLTLASYLCIISAILKIPSKDGRCQAFSTCASHLTVLILYYMSMICVYLRPTSAYSPNRDRFLAILYTAVIPMCNPLIYSLRNADVQRAMQRAIGKKRFFFSNTSKTSILSVVGKDS is encoded by the coding sequence ATGAAAGAGATGCACAACTCAAATCAAACCTCAGCATCGGAATTCATCATCCTTGGCTTTTCAGAGTATCCTCATGCTAGCTTTGTCCTTTTCCccatcttcctgctcatctacctcATCTCGCTGCTTGGAAACCTGACTCTTGTCCTACTCGTCTGGGTAGACCCCCATCTTCACTGCCCCATGTACTTCTTTctctctcaactgtctgtggtgGACATCAGTTACACCTCTGCCATCTTCCCCAGCATGTTGCTGCAGATAATCACCAGGAAGAACGCCATCCCCTTCTCAGCCTGCATGTCTcagctttatttcttcttttctttcgctTCCATTGAGTGCCTCATACTAACTGTTATGGCTATTGACCGCTACTTCGCTATCTGCCACCCACTACGCTACATCTCCCTCATGACTAGGAAGATGTGTTTTTGGATGACTGCAATCTCCTGGATTCTTGGCTTTTTGGATCCTATTGTCCACACTGTTTTAATAGCCCGCCTAGCCTTCTGTGCCTCTAACCGTATCAATCATTTCTTCTGTGATGTTACTGTACTGCTCAAGCTTGCTTGCAACGACACATACCCAATTACTCTGGCCACTTTCCTTCTTGGAAGCCTGCTAGGATTCACCTACTTTCTGTTAACACTGGCTTCGTACTTGTGCATCATCTCTGCTATTTTAAAGATCCCATCCAAGGATGGAAGGTGTCAGGCATTCTCCACCTGTGCCTCCCATCTCACCGTCCTTATTCTTTACTACATGAGCATGATATGTGTGTACCTGAGACCCACCTCCGCGTATTCTCCCAACAGAGACCGATTTCTCGCCATTCTCTACACAGCTGTTATACCCATGTGCAACCCACTGATTTACAGCTTGCGCAATGCTGATGTACAAAGAGCAATGCAGAGAGCTATTGGGAAAAAGCGTTTCTTCTTTTCCAACACCTCAAAAACTTCCATATTGTCTGTTGTAGGGAAGGATTCATAG